From a single Rhea pennata isolate bPtePen1 chromosome 33, bPtePen1.pri, whole genome shotgun sequence genomic region:
- the NXNL1 gene encoding nucleoredoxin-like protein 1, producing the protein MASLFTGKVLVVNNSARDELDTERELGHRLDNKVLLLYFGSGECPRCQEFSPLLRDFFVRLTDEFYVERASQLVLVYVSQDETEEKQTKFLKTMPKRWLSLPFKDEFKRELELKFAVSDVPAVVVLKPNGEVIVGNAVEEIRHMGPACFRNWQEAAELVDRNFLLAEDFDDLARRSITDPIRRLRYKLNKKTKEEEKKEEGEESC; encoded by the exons ATGGCATCACTCTTCACCGGGAAGGTCCTGGTTGTTAACAACAGTGCCCGAGACGAGCTGGACACGGAGCGAGAGCTGGGCCACAGACTGGACAacaaggtgctgctgctgtattttggGTCTGGCGAGTGCCCGCGATGCCAGGAGTTCTCGCCGCTCCTCAGAGATTTCTTTGTGAGACTCACAGATGAATTTTACGTGGAAAGGGCCTCGCAACTGGTCCTGGTGTACGTGTCTCAGGATgagacagaggaaaagcaaaccAAATTCCTGAAAACCATGCCGAAGAGATGGCTATCCTTGCCTTTCAAGGATGAGTTCAAAAG AGAACTGGAGCTGAAGTTTGCAGTGTCTGATGTACCTGCAGTGGTGGTGCTGAAGCCAAATGGGGAGGTGATTGTTGGAAACGCTGTGGAAGAGATAAGGCACATGGGTCCTGCCTGCTTCAGGAACTGGCAGGAGGCTGCTGAGCTAGTAGACAGAAACTTCCTCTTGGCAGAGGACTTTGATGACCTGGCTAGAAGAAGCATCACTGACCCCATCCGCCGCCTCAGATACAAACTGAACAAGAAgacaaaggaggaagaaaagaaagagga